The genomic interval ttCCTTCTATTGAagagataattttttttacaagttacgatttttattttagcttttcATCGTATAAGATCGTCTTACTCATGGAGTCATTGGAGTGTATCTGGAAAGCATCCTTTCTTGCGTGTTGGACTACCAGAACTATCTTTAGATTTCTACTatagaaaaagtaaaatagattATTTAAACATGTGAGTAGTAGCCTTATTAGAGTATAACTCCTGATTTCGTTCCAACCGCAGATGTACAGAGGGCAGTTAAAGGATGGTTCTTTTGTTGCCATCAGATGcttaaaactgaaaacaagtCACAGCAGTCAACATTTCATGCACCATATAGAGCACATTTTGAAACTAAGGCATCGTAATTTGGTCAGTGCTCTAGGACACTGCTTGGAGTGTTACTTGGATGATTATAGTGTCAGCAGAATATTTCTTGTTTTCGAATATGTACCAAATGGCACACTAAGAAGCTGGATCTCTGGTAATTCATGAAATCTTTAACTTATATTATCAGGATAAAGGATAGAAGTGATTACCTGTAATAACTACCTCATTCatttaagattttattttctgttttccttttttgttttttccctAAAGAAATCTCATTTTATACGTCTTCCTCGTTATAATCTTGTTTGTCTCTAGTGATAATTTATTTGAATAGGAAATTGGACAAACTCTAAAGCTTGCTCAGATAACGAATGGTTGACATctctcttttatgtttttacgCAGCAGGGGACACTAACACCACTTGTCTGATCCATACTGAAACTTTTCCTATCTGTTTTGTTGAAGTTATATATTTCTGTCATATTTTACTATGTAGAGGGACATCACAGACGATCACTTACTTGGACTCAACGCATCTCAGCTGCAATAGGCATAGCAAACGGCATTCAGTTTTTGCAGACAGGGATCATCCCTGGTGTATATTCAAATAAACTTAAAATAACAGATATTTTATTGGATCAGAATCTTGTTGCAAAGATTAGCAGTTATAACCTTCCGCTCCTGGAAGTAAATATTGAGCAGGTAAGTAGAAAGTTGTACTGCATTGGGTTGTCAATTCAATTTGTTGAAAATCATTTGGAACTGGATTTCAGTCCTCTTCATCTTTGCAGGTTGGTCAAGGAGTTTCTTCAGGTGGATCCACAAGTTCTCACGTTGTTGCAAGGTCTGAAATGGAAATTTTAAATTGCTCAAGTTACATGCAGAACTACTTTAATACACTAGTGCACTTGAAACCTATATAAAACTTTAGTTTCTCTGTTAGGCAGGCAATCATCAGTGTATTCATATGCACTATGTCTGGAGGTATAATCATGTTTCCACTATAGTTGAACCTTATTACTTTTGATGATACTAATGTTGAGATTTTGTTACCTCTTGCCGTTCAGGGAGAGCTCTTGACCCGCATCTAGTTTCTTCAGAAATTCATTTCCCCATACATGACTttatattaaatattttacatgTATGTGGTTATATGCAGTATTTTAATCACgataatttgtttcttattagGATGAAACATGATGATGCGACTGTTGTTCACGATTTTGGAGTAATATTGCTGGAAATGATCAAGGGGAGACCAGTCAAGTGCACGACTCAAGTGGGAGTTTTGAAAGATCAGGTAAAAGCACTCTGTTTCATTCTTATAGTTTCTTCAGAAACTCATTTCCCCTTTTGTGAAACagaataaatatttataccTGACACCCTGGCtgttgtacaaaaaaaaaaaaaaccaaatctcaGTTCTTGATGTTTGGGGTCAGAAATCCAACCATAATATGGAACACCAAAACAGGGTCGTGTTGTGTATATTTTCGAATCAAGACTAACTCCCGtcttttttacatttttaacTTCATGCAGCTACAAGTGGTTATTGCAGCTGATGACGCAGCTCGAAGAAGCATGGTTGATCCAGGAGTTAAGCAGACATGCTTGGATCAATCATTGAAGACAATGATGGAAATTTGTGTCAGGTGTCTGCATAACGAGCCAGCAGATAGACCTTCTTTCGATGATGTTCTGTGGAACTTGCAGTATGCTGCTCAGGTTCAGGATGCATGGCAGCAGGGAGAATGCCTGAGCAGTGATGGGTCTCCAGTTTCACCTTCACAATCTCCACGCCTCACCTTTTAGTATGTATCAAGTTACAGGTCCCATTATCATGTTTCTggtaatcatatatatgcacctCACTTATTTAGCTCCTTGTGGAACTGATTAACATATACCTCTAATTTTTAAAAGTATAATTCGGGTATCGTTTGGCCACTAAACTTTCTCCTAATCTTTTGACTACCTTCATAAATTGTAGAGGGATtgaacaaaacagaagaagaagaaactagaaGACATGTATTGAACAGGGGAGTTACCTACATTGCACAAAGAGATGGGTTCACCTCACTCAAGGAGTGTGAGTGTGAGTGTGAGCCATTGCTAGGCCATGCACTTTGAGTCCCACACGCAACGGGCAATACAAATCTTGTGCCCTTTCCAtcaacacaacacaacacaacCAACCTTGTGCAAGTTCCATCCATACATGACTCATTATTATATATACTCTGCTCAAAACTAACACCAACTAGTACACTAGTTAattacaacaaaataatttatatatcgCTCTCATGCTGTCAGGAGCCATGCCCTTGACACGTGCAGTTGACACCATGAATTGCACCCACTCCTCTTCACCCATTTCATCACTCCCCCAACTTCACCAACCATAACGTCTCTTCCTCTCTGCGTTGCCAACGGTTTCACGAGACTAGTGTGCACTTCTTTCCCTCCAGTAAAATGCTACGGTTACATATGTATCCTCTATATATTAGGGACCAAACACCAGGCTCCATCTCTATAGCTGCTAGACATACTCTTGTTCctagcaagctagctagcaatggCTGATCAGCCACAAGGGAATCATCGTGGCACTTCTGGAAGCTGCCTTCGAAAGGCCACGTCTGCTGGCACTGGAAAACAACAACAGCGAACAGAGCTagatcattatcatcataaaaCCTGTAGTACTGTGGCTTCAGCTCCGTGTGGGGCATGCAAGTTTTTGAGAAGGAAGTGTATTAATGATTGCATCTTTGCTCCCCATTTTGGTTCAGACCAGGGAGCCGCGCGGTTTGCTGCAGTACACAAGGTGTTTGGCGCAAGTAATGTCTCAAAGCTTCTGCTGCACTTACCTTTGAACCGCAGGCATGATGCTGTCGTTACTGTATCCTACGAGGCTCAAGCTCGCCTCTCTGACCCGGTTTATGGTTGTGTATCCACCATACTTGCTTTACAACAGCAGGTTAACTTAGaacattataaattaattacaCCAACATGATCTGATCGATAATATTATTGACACTGCTTAAGTTTCAGGTTGCATCTTTACAAACCGAGCTTGCAATGGTGCAAACTCAGCTGATAAACAGTAGATTTGCATTTGCAAATGCCATTCAAAGCTcgcagcagcaacagcaaaaCATGGCATTGCTGCAGCCTGCCTGCTCCAATAATTCATCTGCTTCGACTAACCTGATCAACATGAGTAGCTTCACCTCCAATATTCATGACCTCGCAGCAGAGACAGCACCATGCTCCCACATCTTGAAGCCTCTTCTGCTCTCAAGACCTAcacaagatgaagaagaagatgagcaCCAAAGTCAAGTGCCCCACCATTTTCGCTACTGATCGATATAGATAATGTTCACAAAATAGAATTCGCTTCCGTCTTTCATTGAAATTTATACAAACTCTCTCtgatctctctttctctctctctaccccTCCTGGATGCCGATACACACTGGAGCTAAATAACAAATGTGCCAAGTCTATGAATGCAAGCTAGAAATATAAAGTAACCGAGAAATGCCGACTAGTATAAACTTCTTCTAatgcttctattttttttttcctcctctTTTTTGGAAACTAAATGTTGATTGCATCAAAACAATAGCCATAACTCATGGTAAAGTCTACTTGAACTTACAAGGGTCGGGCAAGAAAAACCGGAGAAACCTAGAAGCTAAAGCA from Fragaria vesca subsp. vesca unplaced genomic scaffold, FraVesHawaii_1.0 scf0513033, whole genome shotgun sequence carries:
- the LOC101302033 gene encoding LOB domain-containing protein 20-like, which codes for MADQPQGNHRGTSGSCLRKATSAGTGKQQQRTELDHYHHKTCSTVASAPCGACKFLRRKCINDCIFAPHFGSDQGAARFAAVHKVFGASNVSKLLLHLPLNRRHDAVVTVSYEAQARLSDPVYGCVSTILALQQQVASLQTELAMVQTQLINSRFAFANAIQSSQQQQQNMALLQPACSNNSSASTNLINMSSFTSNIHDLAAETAPCSHILKPLLLSRPTQDEEEDEHQSQVPHHFRY